In one Pseudomonas sp. SCA2728.1_7 genomic region, the following are encoded:
- a CDS encoding inorganic phosphate transporter, translating to MIDLFSGLDAWVLVSLLLALTFVLAFEFINGFHDTANAVATVIYTKAMPPHLAVFFSGVFNFLGVLLGGVGVAYAIVHLLPVELLINVNTGHGLAMVFSLLAAAIAWNLGTWYFGIPASSSHTLIGSILGVGLANALINDIPLADGVNWQKAIDIGASLVFSPMAGFLIAALILIGLKWWRPLSKMHKTPEQRRKIDDKKHPPFWNRLVLVISAMAVSFVHGSNDGQKGIGLIMLVLIGIVPAQFVLDLNSTTYQIERTRDATLHLSQFYQRNADSLGEFLALGKSVEGDLPEKFRCNPQQTEPTISALLHTLKGVADYHSLSSESRIEVRRYLLCLDDTAKKVGKLPGLEPREKADLDKLRKDLTTTTEYAPFWVILAVALALGLGTMVGWKRVVLTIGEKIGKQGMTYSQGMSAQITTASLIGMANIFSLPVSTTHVLSSGVAGTMVANKSGLQGGTVRTILLAWVLTLPATVALSAGLFWLASKALGS from the coding sequence GCTCGCCCTGACGTTTGTCCTCGCCTTCGAGTTCATCAATGGATTTCATGACACCGCTAACGCGGTAGCCACTGTTATCTACACCAAAGCCATGCCGCCCCACCTGGCGGTGTTCTTTTCCGGTGTGTTCAATTTCCTCGGCGTGCTGCTGGGCGGCGTTGGCGTGGCGTATGCCATTGTCCATTTGCTGCCGGTGGAACTGCTGATCAATGTGAACACCGGCCATGGTCTGGCGATGGTGTTCTCGTTGCTCGCCGCGGCAATCGCCTGGAATTTGGGCACCTGGTACTTCGGTATCCCGGCTTCCAGCTCGCATACCCTGATCGGTTCGATCCTCGGTGTCGGCCTGGCCAATGCCCTGATCAACGACATTCCGTTGGCCGACGGCGTGAACTGGCAGAAAGCGATCGACATCGGCGCCTCGCTGGTGTTCTCGCCGATGGCCGGTTTCCTGATCGCCGCGCTGATCCTGATCGGCCTGAAGTGGTGGCGTCCGCTGTCGAAGATGCACAAGACACCGGAACAGCGCCGCAAGATCGACGACAAGAAGCATCCGCCGTTCTGGAACCGTCTGGTCCTGGTGATCTCGGCCATGGCCGTGAGCTTCGTGCACGGTTCCAACGATGGCCAGAAAGGCATCGGCCTGATCATGCTGGTGCTGATCGGTATCGTCCCTGCGCAGTTCGTTCTCGACCTTAACAGCACCACTTATCAGATCGAACGTACTCGCGATGCGACCCTGCACCTGAGCCAGTTCTACCAGCGCAACGCCGATTCGCTGGGTGAATTCCTGGCCCTGGGCAAAAGCGTGGAAGGCGACCTGCCGGAGAAATTCCGCTGCAACCCGCAGCAGACCGAACCGACCATCAGCGCCCTGCTGCACACCCTTAAAGGCGTAGCGGACTACCACTCGCTGTCGTCGGAAAGCCGTATCGAAGTGCGTCGTTACCTGCTGTGCCTGGACGACACCGCGAAAAAGGTTGGCAAGTTGCCAGGCCTGGAACCGCGTGAAAAGGCTGACCTCGACAAGCTGCGCAAAGACCTGACCACCACCACCGAATACGCCCCGTTCTGGGTGATTCTGGCGGTCGCACTGGCTTTGGGCCTGGGCACTATGGTTGGCTGGAAACGCGTTGTTCTGACCATCGGTGAGAAGATCGGCAAGCAGGGCATGACCTATTCCCAGGGCATGTCGGCGCAGATCACCACGGCCAGTCTGATCGGTATGGCCAACATTTTCAGCCTGCCGGTGTCGACCACGCACGTTCTGTCCTCGGGCGTGGCTGGCACCATGGTTGCTAACAAGAGCGGCCTGCAAGGTGGCACGGTTCGCACCATTCTGTTGGCATGGGTGTTGACCCTGCCAGCGACTGTGGCGCTGTCGGCTGGGTTGTTCTGGCTGGCGTCGAAGGCGCTGGGTAGTTGA
- the ccoM gene encoding cytochrome c oxidase subunit CcoM has translation MFFDNVVFAGVLTVGLMVLFFAGFGFFIWKDANKRKK, from the coding sequence ATGTTTTTCGATAACGTGGTGTTTGCCGGGGTCCTGACTGTAGGGCTGATGGTTCTGTTTTTTGCAGGGTTTGGATTTTTTATCTGGAAGGATGCGAATAAGCGCAAGAAGTGA
- a CDS encoding aspartate-semialdehyde dehydrogenase yields the protein MLPPMLPLSAVPITSQQDPIRQRPDIPPVVPVQESSNESTIDLQKRDPEEDRLLAREEQRRQQERDRRRREADEDPEEHLAIPGTELNADNTVPVVPLMEDQPRQGLWVDIEI from the coding sequence ATGTTGCCACCGATGCTCCCCTTGAGCGCTGTGCCGATCACTTCCCAGCAGGATCCGATCCGCCAGCGGCCGGACATTCCTCCGGTGGTGCCGGTGCAGGAAAGCTCCAACGAAAGCACGATCGATCTGCAAAAACGCGATCCGGAAGAGGATCGACTGCTGGCGCGCGAAGAACAGCGCCGCCAGCAAGAACGTGATCGCCGCCGCCGCGAGGCTGACGAAGACCCGGAAGAACACCTGGCCATACCCGGTACCGAGTTGAACGCTGATAACACCGTGCCGGTGGTGCCGCTGATGGAAGATCAGCCGCGTCAGGGCTTGTGGGTCGATATCGAGATCTGA
- the rapA gene encoding RNA polymerase-associated protein RapA — MAQQYQPGQRWISDSEAELGLGTVLAQDGRLLTVLYPATGETRQYALRNAPLTRVRFSPGDSITHFEGWKMTVQQVDDVDGLMVYHGLNGQNEAVTLPETQLSNFIQFRLASDRLFAGQIDPLAWFSLRYNTLEHTSRQLQSSLWGLGGVRAQPIAHQLHIAREVADRIAPRVLLADEVGLGKTIEAGLVIHRQLLSGRANRVLILVPENLQHQWLVEMRRRFNLQVALFDEERFIESDAANPFEDTQLALVALEWLVDDEKAQDALFAAGWDLLVVDEAHHLVWHEEKASAEYSLVEQLAEVIPGVLLLTATPEQLGQDSHFARLRLLDPNRFHDLAAFRAESDNYRPVAEAVQELLDKGRLSAKAHKTIQGFLGNEGEALLTAVNDGDTEASARLVRELLDRHGTGRVLFRNTRAAVQGFPERKLHPYPLPCPDEYLELPLGEHAELYPEVSFQAQPDASEEERWWKFDPRVEWLIDQLKMLKRTKVLVICAHAETAMDLEDALRVRSGIPATVFHEGMNILERDRAAAYFADEEFGAQVLICSEIGSEGRNFQFAHHLVLFDLPSHPDLLEQRIGRLDRIGQKHIIELHVPYLETSPQERLFQWYHEALNAFLNTCPTGNALQHQFGPRLLPLLEEADDSEWQALIDEARSERERLEAELHTGRDRLLELNSGGAGEGEALVEDILEQDDQFALPIYMETLFDAFGIDSEDHSENALILKPSEKMLDASFPLGDDEGVTITYDRNQALSREDMQFITWEHPMVQGGMDLVLSGSMGNTAVALIKNKALKPGTVLLELLYVSEVVAPRSLQLGRYLPPAALRCLLDANGNDLSARVSFETLNDQLESVPRASANKFIQAQRDQLTPRINAGEDKIAPRHAERVAEARRRLAADTDEELARLTALQAVNPTVRDSELVALREQREQGLAMLDKAALRLEAIRVLVAG; from the coding sequence ATGGCGCAGCAGTATCAACCGGGGCAACGCTGGATCAGTGACAGCGAAGCAGAGCTTGGTTTAGGCACCGTTCTGGCACAGGACGGCCGCTTGTTGACCGTGCTTTACCCGGCCACTGGCGAAACCCGCCAGTACGCGCTACGGAATGCGCCCCTGACCCGCGTGCGATTCTCGCCGGGCGACAGCATCACCCACTTCGAAGGCTGGAAGATGACCGTGCAGCAAGTCGACGATGTCGACGGGCTGATGGTCTATCACGGTCTCAATGGGCAGAACGAAGCCGTCACCCTGCCGGAAACCCAGCTGTCGAACTTCATTCAGTTCCGTCTGGCCAGCGACCGTCTGTTCGCCGGGCAGATCGATCCGCTGGCGTGGTTCTCGCTGCGTTACAACACCCTCGAACACACCAGCCGCCAGCTGCAATCTTCGCTTTGGGGCCTGGGTGGCGTGCGTGCGCAACCGATCGCGCACCAATTGCACATCGCCCGAGAAGTCGCCGACCGTATTGCGCCGCGCGTACTGCTGGCGGACGAAGTGGGTCTGGGTAAAACCATCGAAGCCGGTCTGGTGATCCATCGCCAACTGCTCTCGGGCCGCGCCAACCGCGTGCTGATCCTCGTCCCGGAAAACCTCCAGCACCAGTGGCTGGTGGAGATGCGTCGTCGCTTCAACCTGCAGGTCGCGCTGTTCGACGAAGAACGCTTCATCGAAAGCGATGCCGCCAACCCGTTCGAAGACACCCAACTGGCGCTGGTCGCGCTGGAGTGGCTGGTCGACGACGAGAAGGCGCAAGACGCACTGTTCGCCGCCGGTTGGGACCTGTTGGTAGTCGACGAAGCGCACCACCTGGTCTGGCACGAAGAGAAAGCCAGCGCCGAATACTCGCTGGTCGAGCAACTCGCCGAGGTCATCCCGGGCGTGCTGCTGCTCACCGCCACTCCGGAACAACTCGGCCAGGACAGCCACTTCGCCCGTCTGCGCCTGCTTGACCCGAACCGTTTCCATGACCTGGCCGCCTTCCGCGCCGAGAGCGACAACTATCGCCCGGTGGCCGAAGCCGTTCAGGAACTGCTCGACAAGGGCCGTCTCTCGGCCAAAGCGCACAAAACCATTCAGGGTTTCCTCGGCAACGAAGGCGAAGCGCTGCTGACCGCGGTCAACGATGGCGACACTGAAGCCAGCGCCCGCCTCGTGCGTGAACTGCTCGATCGCCACGGCACCGGCCGCGTGCTGTTCCGTAACACTCGCGCCGCCGTGCAGGGTTTCCCGGAGCGCAAACTGCACCCTTACCCGCTGCCATGCCCGGACGAATACCTCGAACTGCCGTTGGGCGAACACGCCGAGTTGTACCCGGAAGTCAGCTTCCAGGCGCAACCGGACGCCAGCGAAGAAGAGCGCTGGTGGAAATTCGACCCGCGCGTTGAATGGCTGATCGATCAGCTGAAAATGCTCAAGCGCACCAAAGTGCTGGTGATCTGCGCCCACGCCGAAACCGCGATGGACCTGGAAGACGCCCTGCGCGTGCGTTCCGGCATCCCGGCCACGGTGTTCCATGAAGGCATGAACATCCTTGAGCGTGACCGCGCCGCCGCCTACTTCGCCGACGAAGAATTCGGCGCACAAGTGCTGATCTGCTCGGAAATCGGCAGTGAAGGTCGCAACTTCCAGTTCGCTCACCACTTGGTGCTGTTCGATCTGCCGTCGCACCCGGATTTGCTCGAGCAGCGTATCGGTCGTCTCGACCGGATCGGCCAGAAGCACATCATCGAATTGCACGTGCCGTACCTGGAAACCAGCCCGCAAGAGCGCCTGTTCCAGTGGTACCACGAAGCGCTGAACGCGTTCCTCAACACCTGCCCGACCGGCAACGCCTTGCAGCACCAGTTCGGCCCGCGCCTGCTGCCGCTGCTCGAAGAAGCCGACGACAGTGAGTGGCAAGCGCTGATCGACGAAGCGCGCAGCGAGCGCGAGCGTCTCGAAGCCGAACTGCACACCGGCCGTGACCGTTTGCTGGAGCTCAACTCCGGCGGCGCCGGCGAAGGTGAAGCTCTGGTCGAGGACATCCTCGAACAAGACGATCAGTTCGCCCTGCCGATCTACATGGAAACCCTGTTCGACGCGTTCGGCATCGACAGCGAAGACCATTCGGAAAACGCCCTGATCCTCAAGCCGAGCGAGAAAATGCTCGACGCCAGTTTCCCGCTGGGCGACGACGAAGGCGTGACCATCACCTACGACCGCAACCAGGCGCTGTCGCGTGAAGACATGCAGTTCATCACCTGGGAACACCCGATGGTGCAGGGCGGCATGGACCTGGTGCTGTCCGGTTCGATGGGCAACACCGCCGTCGCGCTGATCAAGAACAAGGCATTGAAACCGGGCACCGTGCTGCTTGAGCTGCTGTATGTCAGCGAAGTAGTGGCGCCGCGTTCGCTGCAACTGGGCCGATACCTGCCGCCGGCCGCCCTGCGCTGCCTGCTCGACGCCAACGGCAACGACCTGTCGGCTCGCGTCTCGTTTGAAACCCTGAACGATCAGCTGGAAAGCGTGCCACGCGCCAGCGCCAACAAGTTCATCCAGGCCCAGCGCGATCAGCTGACGCCGAGGATCAACGCCGGTGAAGACAAGATCGCCCCGCGTCACGCCGAGCGCGTGGCCGAGGCCCGTCGCCGTCTGGCGGCCGACACCGACGAAGAACTGGCGCGCCTGACCGCGTTGCAAGCGGTCAACCCGACTGTGCGTGACAGCGAACTGGTGGCGTTGCGTGAACAGCGCGAGCAGGGTCTGGCGATGCTGGATAAAGCGGCGTTGCGTCTGGAAGCGATTCGGGTGTTGGTGGCGGGCTAA
- a CDS encoding MFS transporter, with amino-acid sequence MQNSTQAANAWRILFLLFLANLFNFFDRTIPAIIIEPIRMEWHLSDFQLGIVGTAFTIVYAIAGLPLGRMADTGSRSKLMGWGLATWSALTAVNGLVGSFWSFLIVRMGIGIGEASYAPAANSLIGDLFPAHRRARAMGIFMLGLPLGLLLAFFTIGWMVKAFDSWRAPFFIAAVPGLILAIFMFFIKEPKRGAAETVQVSQEKVDRPIRRILAVPTFLWLVLAGLCFNFATYACNSFLVPMLQRYFLMPLQEAAVATGMIVGVTGLVGLTLGGWIADKIHQRVANGRLLFAAFSLIISTLCTAWALHAGRIEIGVFVAVFSVGWLFAYNFYTCVYTAIQDVVEPRLRATAMALFFAGLYLLGGGLGPVVVGGLSDHFAHTAMAAAGAEQMTEAFKAVGLHDAMYLIPVALFLTMVFLFLAARCFVRDAQRMKEGLVAVVEPEVAAATA; translated from the coding sequence ATGCAGAACTCGACCCAAGCGGCGAATGCCTGGCGCATTCTGTTCCTGCTGTTCCTCGCCAACCTGTTCAATTTCTTCGACCGCACCATTCCGGCGATCATCATCGAGCCGATCCGCATGGAATGGCACCTCAGTGACTTTCAACTGGGCATCGTCGGTACCGCATTCACTATTGTTTACGCGATTGCCGGGCTGCCGCTGGGGCGGATGGCCGATACCGGTTCGCGCAGCAAGCTGATGGGCTGGGGTCTGGCGACGTGGAGTGCGCTGACGGCGGTCAACGGTCTGGTCGGCAGTTTCTGGAGCTTTCTGATCGTGCGCATGGGCATCGGCATCGGCGAGGCCAGTTATGCACCAGCGGCCAATTCGCTGATCGGTGATCTGTTTCCGGCCCATCGTCGGGCGCGGGCGATGGGCATTTTCATGCTCGGTCTGCCGTTGGGGCTGTTGCTGGCGTTCTTCACCATCGGCTGGATGGTCAAGGCTTTCGACAGCTGGCGCGCGCCGTTCTTTATTGCCGCGGTGCCGGGGCTGATCCTGGCGATCTTCATGTTCTTCATCAAAGAGCCGAAGCGCGGCGCAGCGGAGACCGTGCAGGTTTCGCAAGAGAAGGTCGACAGGCCGATCCGGCGGATTCTGGCGGTGCCGACCTTTCTCTGGCTGGTGCTGGCCGGGTTGTGCTTCAACTTTGCGACGTATGCCTGCAACTCGTTTCTGGTGCCGATGCTGCAGCGTTATTTCCTCATGCCGTTGCAGGAAGCAGCGGTGGCCACCGGGATGATCGTCGGCGTCACCGGGCTGGTGGGTTTGACGCTGGGCGGCTGGATTGCTGACAAGATTCACCAGCGTGTGGCTAATGGTCGGTTGTTGTTCGCGGCGTTCAGTCTGATTATTTCGACGTTGTGCACGGCTTGGGCGCTGCATGCCGGGCGGATCGAGATCGGTGTATTCGTGGCGGTGTTCAGCGTCGGTTGGTTGTTTGCCTACAACTTCTACACCTGTGTTTACACGGCGATTCAGGACGTGGTCGAACCGCGCCTGCGGGCCACGGCGATGGCGTTGTTCTTTGCCGGGTTGTATTTGCTCGGTGGTGGTTTGGGGCCGGTGGTTGTCGGTGGTTTGTCCGATCATTTTGCGCACACGGCGATGGCGGCGGCGGGGGCTGAGCAGATGACCGAAGCGTTCAAAGCAGTCGGGCTGCATGATGCGATGTACCTGATTCCGGTGGCGCTGTTTTTGACCATGGTGTTTCTGTTTCTGGCAGCGCGGTGTTTTGTCCGAGATGCGCAGCGGATGAAGGAGGGGTTGGTGGCGGTGGTTGAGCCAGAAGTGGCTGCGGCGACTGCATAA
- a CDS encoding YkgJ family cysteine cluster protein, with translation MSEVSPCLNCGACCSHFRVSFFWGECSSSGGTVPDELVTQISPSRVAMNGTDCKSPRCTALEGEVGSEVKCSIYELRSSPCREFESSWENGEQNVDCDKARARFGLPPLQPDWAQIPFEQIA, from the coding sequence ATGTCTGAAGTCAGTCCGTGTCTGAATTGCGGTGCCTGCTGTTCCCATTTTCGCGTGTCTTTCTTTTGGGGTGAGTGCTCATCTTCCGGCGGCACGGTGCCCGATGAACTGGTCACGCAGATCAGCCCGAGCCGGGTGGCGATGAACGGCACCGACTGCAAATCGCCACGCTGCACGGCGTTGGAAGGCGAAGTCGGCAGCGAGGTGAAGTGCTCGATTTACGAATTGCGCTCCAGCCCCTGCCGCGAATTCGAATCGTCCTGGGAAAACGGCGAACAGAATGTCGATTGCGATAAGGCCCGCGCGCGTTTCGGCTTGCCGCCGCTGCAACCGGACTGGGCGCAAATCCCTTTCGAACAGATCGCTTGA
- a CDS encoding bifunctional diguanylate cyclase/phosphodiesterase has product MEWLGLQFVTELPESGQVILDCSHNPFLVMVAYLVACAASFATLDMAERVVNAEDPGSRRIWRWIGATCLAGGIWAMHFIGMLAFQTPIDIQYDLGITLFSLLIALLASWLAMQTLSEAQPSALHCLKTAFVIGLGIAGMHYVGMAAMKSSATAYYQPGMFALSVVIAIGASFAALWVARYLSEGSGVAHQLLKYSAALILGAGIISMHFTGMAALDLVLPEGGLTASGGDNGHLQLGLTVALIILLILGSAISAALADKKLQNKEEDLRRVNALLSQLDQARMSLQQVANYDALTNLINRRGFNQIFAEKLSQKTSEGGMLAVMFLDIDHFKRINDSLGHDAGDELLKVIAQHIKGSVRSHEDVVARFGGDEFCILINLREREEARNMAQRIMLKMKEPIELAGRRMVMTTSIGISLFPEDGSTCEELLKHADLALYQSKGAGRNGLHFFSSNLKTRASFELQLEEELRHALREENGLTLYYQPIFELKTGRVTKLEALIRWQHPLHGLLTPDRFITIAENNGLIAELDNWVLRRACKDLGELSRHGCEELKIAWNCSPLNLTREELANEIEQALRSAGVAPERLELEVTENALMGNIANTLVLLRQIRALGVSLSIDDFGTGYSSLAYLKRLPLNTLKIDRSFILDIPTATADMEIVQAIIVMAHTLHLQVVTEGVESLEQYEFLERSGCDFIQGYLLSRPVPLDELRPVLEEINQRKHSHAVNPLILARGTFSPVSLDPAPNSLAPHAGASVVRPIR; this is encoded by the coding sequence ATGGAGTGGCTTGGTTTGCAGTTTGTTACCGAGCTGCCGGAGAGCGGGCAGGTCATCCTCGATTGCAGTCACAACCCTTTCCTGGTGATGGTTGCGTATCTGGTCGCCTGCGCAGCCAGTTTCGCCACTCTGGATATGGCTGAGCGCGTTGTAAATGCCGAAGATCCGGGGTCGCGGCGGATCTGGCGCTGGATCGGCGCGACCTGCCTGGCCGGCGGCATCTGGGCCATGCATTTCATCGGCATGCTGGCTTTCCAGACACCGATCGACATTCAGTACGACCTTGGCATCACCCTTTTCTCGTTGCTGATCGCCCTGCTCGCCTCTTGGCTGGCCATGCAAACCCTGAGCGAAGCGCAGCCGAGTGCATTGCATTGCTTGAAAACCGCGTTCGTCATCGGCCTGGGCATCGCCGGCATGCATTACGTTGGCATGGCGGCGATGAAGTCGAGCGCCACCGCCTACTATCAGCCAGGAATGTTCGCGCTGTCTGTGGTGATCGCCATCGGCGCCAGTTTCGCCGCGCTGTGGGTGGCCCGCTATCTGAGCGAAGGCAGCGGCGTGGCGCATCAGTTGCTCAAGTACAGCGCTGCGCTGATTCTCGGCGCCGGCATCATCAGCATGCATTTCACCGGCATGGCTGCGCTGGATCTGGTTCTTCCCGAGGGAGGCCTGACAGCGAGCGGCGGCGATAACGGGCATCTGCAACTGGGCCTGACCGTGGCGCTGATCATCCTGCTGATCCTTGGCAGTGCGATCAGTGCGGCGCTGGCCGATAAAAAACTGCAGAACAAGGAAGAAGACCTGCGCCGGGTCAACGCCCTGCTTAGCCAGCTCGATCAGGCGCGTATGTCGCTGCAACAAGTGGCTAACTACGACGCCCTGACCAACCTGATCAACCGTCGCGGTTTCAACCAGATCTTCGCCGAGAAACTCAGCCAGAAAACCAGCGAAGGCGGCATGCTCGCGGTGATGTTTCTCGACATTGACCACTTCAAGCGGATCAACGACAGCCTCGGCCATGACGCCGGTGACGAACTGCTCAAAGTCATCGCCCAGCACATCAAGGGCTCGGTGCGCAGCCATGAAGACGTGGTCGCGCGCTTCGGCGGCGACGAATTCTGCATCCTCATCAACCTGCGTGAGCGCGAAGAAGCCCGCAATATGGCCCAGCGCATCATGCTCAAGATGAAGGAGCCGATCGAGTTGGCCGGACGTCGCATGGTGATGACCACCAGCATCGGCATCAGTCTGTTTCCGGAGGACGGCAGCACCTGCGAAGAACTGCTCAAGCACGCCGATCTGGCGTTGTATCAATCCAAAGGCGCGGGGCGTAATGGCCTGCACTTTTTCAGTTCCAACCTCAAGACCCGCGCCAGCTTCGAGCTGCAACTGGAAGAAGAACTGCGCCATGCCCTGCGCGAGGAAAACGGTTTGACGCTGTATTACCAACCGATCTTCGAACTGAAAACCGGCCGTGTCACCAAACTCGAAGCGCTGATCCGCTGGCAGCATCCGCTGCACGGCTTGCTGACCCCGGATCGCTTTATAACCATCGCCGAAAACAATGGCCTGATCGCCGAACTGGACAACTGGGTGCTGCGCCGCGCGTGCAAGGATCTGGGTGAACTGTCGCGGCATGGCTGCGAAGAATTGAAAATCGCCTGGAACTGCTCGCCACTCAACCTCACTCGGGAAGAACTGGCCAACGAAATCGAACAGGCATTGCGCAGCGCCGGGGTGGCGCCGGAACGCCTGGAACTGGAAGTCACCGAAAACGCGTTGATGGGCAACATCGCCAACACCCTGGTGCTGCTACGGCAGATCCGTGCGCTCGGGGTGTCGTTGTCGATCGACGACTTCGGCACCGGCTACTCGTCGCTGGCCTACCTCAAGCGCCTGCCGCTCAACACCCTGAAGATCGACCGCTCGTTCATCCTCGACATTCCCACGGCAACCGCCGACATGGAGATCGTCCAGGCGATCATCGTCATGGCGCACACCCTGCATTTGCAGGTAGTGACCGAAGGCGTCGAAAGCCTGGAGCAATACGAATTTCTTGAACGCTCGGGCTGCGACTTTATTCAGGGTTACCTGCTCAGCCGTCCGGTGCCGCTGGACGAACTGCGCCCGGTGCTGGAAGAAATCAATCAGCGCAAACATTCACACGCGGTCAATCCGTTGATTCTGGCGCGCGGTACATTTTCACCAGTGTCGCTGGATCCTGCGCCAAATAGCCTTGCGCCCCATGCAGGCGCATCAGTTGTGCGGCCAATCCGCTGA
- a CDS encoding NAD(P)-dependent oxidoreductase produces the protein MMSTLPSLGFAGIGLMGLPMCRRLLAAGYPLTVWNRNPAKCAPLVEAGARQVSSPAELCEHADVVMLCLADTAVVRNVVFGAGGIVEGAKSGQLLVDFSSLEPTATREMAAQLLEKTGMAWLDSPVSGGVVGAEAGSLAIMVGGDAADLQRVRPVLLNLGQRVTHMGGIGAGQVTKACNQMIVACNALVIAEVVALAEQAGVDASLIAEALAGGFADSKPLQILAPQMAESRFEPIKWHVRTLLKDLDTAVKFSREQGSATPISGLAAQLMRLHGAQGYLAQDPATLVKMYRAPESTD, from the coding sequence ATGATGTCAACGCTACCTTCGTTGGGGTTCGCCGGAATCGGTCTGATGGGCCTGCCCATGTGCCGGCGTCTGTTGGCGGCGGGTTACCCGCTGACCGTGTGGAATCGCAACCCGGCCAAGTGCGCGCCACTGGTCGAGGCCGGTGCCCGCCAGGTGTCGAGCCCCGCAGAACTATGCGAACACGCCGACGTGGTGATGCTGTGTCTGGCCGATACGGCGGTGGTCCGCAACGTGGTTTTTGGCGCTGGCGGTATTGTCGAAGGCGCGAAAAGCGGCCAGTTGCTGGTGGATTTTTCCAGTCTTGAACCGACGGCCACTCGCGAGATGGCGGCGCAACTGCTGGAGAAAACCGGCATGGCCTGGCTGGACTCACCCGTGTCGGGCGGCGTGGTCGGCGCCGAGGCCGGTAGCCTGGCGATCATGGTCGGCGGCGATGCGGCAGATCTTCAGCGCGTGCGCCCGGTGCTGCTCAATCTCGGTCAACGCGTCACGCATATGGGCGGCATCGGCGCGGGGCAAGTGACCAAGGCTTGCAACCAGATGATCGTCGCCTGCAACGCGCTGGTGATTGCCGAAGTGGTGGCGCTGGCCGAGCAGGCCGGCGTCGATGCGAGCCTGATCGCCGAAGCGTTGGCCGGTGGTTTCGCCGATTCGAAACCGTTGCAGATTCTCGCGCCGCAAATGGCCGAAAGCCGCTTCGAACCGATCAAGTGGCACGTGCGCACCTTGCTCAAGGATCTCGATACGGCAGTGAAGTTTTCCCGCGAACAAGGCTCGGCGACACCGATCAGCGGATTGGCCGCACAACTGATGCGCCTGCATGGGGCGCAAGGCTATTTGGCGCAGGATCCAGCGACACTGGTGAAAATGTACCGCGCGCCAGAATCAACGGATTGA
- a CDS encoding DUF2288 domain-containing protein: MNQEPSTLYAKLLGETASITWKELEPFFAKGALLWVDPDLDLIAAAEAVASDDGEKVAAWLAEDKVAKLSETRALDLFERDPSLWAVVVSPWILIQERAVAADVAP; encoded by the coding sequence ATGAATCAAGAACCTAGCACCCTCTATGCCAAGCTGCTTGGTGAAACCGCATCTATTACCTGGAAAGAGTTGGAGCCGTTCTTCGCCAAGGGTGCCCTATTGTGGGTCGACCCCGACCTGGATTTGATCGCAGCTGCCGAGGCCGTGGCCTCGGATGATGGCGAGAAAGTGGCTGCCTGGCTGGCCGAAGACAAGGTCGCCAAGCTGTCTGAAACGCGGGCGCTGGATCTTTTCGAGCGCGATCCGTCGTTGTGGGCGGTAGTGGTTTCGCCGTGGATTCTGATCCAGGAAAGGGCAGTCGCCGCCGACGTCGCACCTTGA